The DNA sequence CCGACGGCCAGCTCGCCGTCGACGTCCGCCTTCAGCCGGGTGACCTCCTCGACCGCGTCGGCGCGGCGGACGAGGCGGCAGCCCGGCGCGACCGACTCCAGCGAATCGGAGAACACGACCCGCGGGATCGCGGTGTAGAGCCGCGCGAACTCGGCCTCCACCTCGTGCCCGTCGGCCCGCTCCGGTGCGGTCCAGAAGTCCTCCATCACCTCGTACAGCCCGCGGCCGAACAGGAACACCGACGTGGCGCGGGTCTGGTCGTTGGACAGCCGGTGCACCTCCTCGTCGGGGTCGGTGAAGTCGATGCGACCGGCGGGGTCCTCGACGTGGCCGTCGAGGGACATGCTCATCGAGTAGGTGACGACGCCCACGTCTCAGGTCCTCCGGTTCCAGAACTGGTGGGTGCGGCCGCTCGGCGAGACCACCGACTCGACCGTGAAGCGCTCCTCGACACCGTCCAGCCCGGTCCAGAGCGGGACCCCGCGGCCGAGGGTGATCGGCGCGATCACCAGGTGCATGACGTCGACGAGGTCGGCCTCGAGGAACTGACGGATGGTGGTGGGTCCGCCACCGAGGCGGACGTCCTGCCCGCGGGCGACCTCCCGGGCGAGCCCGAGCACCTCGTGCGCCGATCCGTCGACGAAGTGGAAGGTCGTCCCGTCGGCGAACTCGATCGGAGGGCGCGGGTGGTGGGTCATGACGAACACCGGCGTCCGGAACGGCGTCTCGTCGCCCCACCAGCCGCGCCACCCGTCGTCGGGCCAGGAACCGGTCTGCGGACCGAACTTGCGGCGGCCCATGATCTCGGCGCCGATCCCCTGGCCCCACAGGGTGGTCAGGGCACGGTCGAGTGTGACGGGGCCGTCCACGCCACCGACGCCGTGGATGAACCGCCCGTCGAACCCGGCGAACAGCTTCCCGGCGGCGCCGATCGGGGCGTCGAGGGACACGTGGTCGCCCGCGGCGTACCCGTCGAGCGAGACGTTCAGGTTGTGCACGCGTGTCCGGGACATGGCTCCTCCAGGGCGGTCGGCCTCGCAGTGCGGACCGCCGGGCGGGCCGGAACTCATCGGCCGCGCACGCACGCGTCCTCGGACGTGCCGCGCGGGTCCCTCCTCACCCACGGCCCACGCGATCGGCCGTGACGGGGGCACTGTGGCGAAGCTCGCGTGGCGACGCCGCAGGATCCCGTGCGGTCGGCACCAGGGCGTGGACACTGCCCGGCCGAGGGGATCAGGCGGGGAGTGCGATGTTTGCCCACACGGTCTTGCCGCCGAGGGTCCGTCTCACGCCCCATGTGGCGAAGGCACCGACGAGGGTGAGCCCCCTGCCGCGGTTGCCGCCCAGGCGCGAACGTCCGGGGGTGAGAACGCCGTCCGGATCGGTGTCGTCGACCTCGATCAGCCATCCGTCGGCGACGGACCGGAGCCGGACCTCGCCACCGCCACCGCCGTGGTCGACCGCGTTCGACACCAGCTCGGTGCAGACCACCTCCGCCCGGAGCACCAGGTCCCCGGACCCGTCGAGGTGTTCACCAATCCACCGACGCAGTGACGGCAGACAGGAGTGGTCGACGAAGCGACGGGTCAGTGACCGACCGCTGCGGGGCATTCGTCTCCCTCGGTCGGGTACAACGCACTGGACGTCGGATGCGACCGTCGGTAGGAATTACCCACGACGCTGAGCCGTCATTCGCAGGTGGCCCGGCGACTGGTGTGAGCTGGATAACCAGGAGCACGATGTCCGACGACACCACGCACGACACGGTGAGCCTGACCCCGGAGCGTGCCGCCCGGGACAGCTCGGAGCGGCTCACGGCGTTGCGGCGGGCCGGGCTCGGGGCCGACTCGGATCCGGAGATGGAACGCTTCGCTGCGTGGGTTCAGCGCGCGCTGTCGGTTCCCGTCGCCCTCGTGAGCCTGGTCCAGCCCGATCGTCAGGTCTTCCCCGGGATGGCGGGTCTGACCGGGCCGGCCGCCACCGCCCGGTCGACCCCGCTGACCCACTCGTTCTGCCAGTACGTCGTCACCTCCGCGCACCCGCTGGTCATCACCGACGTGCGGCTGGATCCCCGGCTCGGCGACGACCTCGAACTCCCCGGCCTCGGGGTCGTCGCCTATGCCGGGATGCCGCTGACCGATGAGCACGACCAGGTCCTCGGCTCGCTCGGCGCGATCGACACCGAGCCCCGGTGCTGGACGACGGACGAGATCTTCGCCCTCGGCGAGATCGCCCGCTCCTGCTCGACCGAGCTGCGTCTACGCCTGGCCCGGTACGACACGAGCACCGAGACCGACCGCCGCGACGAGGCCGCCTCCGCACAGCGACGAGCTCATCAGCGCAGCCGGATGCTGCTGCGCGCCTCCCAGTCCTTCAGCGACACCAACACCGTGCACGACGTGCGCGCACGCATCGATGAGCTTCTCGGTGGCGAGCTCGCTCCCACCTACGTCGAGACGGTCCTCCGCGACCGGAGAGGGCGCCTGCACAGCCTTCCGGCCGGAGCCCGGACACCGACGGAGGCCGACGACCTCGACGGTGACGGTGACGTCGATCCGACCGCGCCCAGGGAGCTGACGGCGCCCCTTCGTTCGCACACCCCGGCGGCGATGGCGATCCGGGAGCAGCGCGTCGTGCACTACCGCGACCGGGACGAGCTCGCCACGGCCCACCCGGTGGAGACGGTCGAGGCGATGCGCCGCCGCGGGCTGCACACCGTCGTCGCCGCTCCCGTCCCCGGCCATGCGGCGTCGGCCGGCGCCATCCTGCTCGGCTGGGACCGGCACGACGCGGTGCAGACC is a window from the Pseudonocardia sp. HH130629-09 genome containing:
- a CDS encoding dihydrofolate reductase family protein, which codes for MSRTRVHNLNVSLDGYAAGDHVSLDAPIGAAGKLFAGFDGRFIHGVGGVDGPVTLDRALTTLWGQGIGAEIMGRRKFGPQTGSWPDDGWRGWWGDETPFRTPVFVMTHHPRPPIEFADGTTFHFVDGSAHEVLGLAREVARGQDVRLGGGPTTIRQFLEADLVDVMHLVIAPITLGRGVPLWTGLDGVEERFTVESVVSPSGRTHQFWNRRT
- a CDS encoding dihydrofolate reductase family protein; the encoded protein is MGVVTYSMSMSLDGHVEDPAGRIDFTDPDEEVHRLSNDQTRATSVFLFGRGLYEVMEDFWTAPERADGHEVEAEFARLYTAIPRVVFSDSLESVAPGCRLVRRADAVEEVTRLKADVDGELAVGGPGLAASLLDLVDEFRPRVVPVVLGGGTPFLPPGADLRLRLLEQRTFAGGTVHLRYQRVR
- a CDS encoding ATP-binding protein — protein: MLRAEVVCTELVSNAVDHGGGGGEVRLRSVADGWLIEVDDTDPDGVLTPGRSRLGGNRGRGLTLVGAFATWGVRRTLGGKTVWANIALPA
- a CDS encoding GAF domain-containing SpoIIE family protein phosphatase — protein: MSDDTTHDTVSLTPERAARDSSERLTALRRAGLGADSDPEMERFAAWVQRALSVPVALVSLVQPDRQVFPGMAGLTGPAATARSTPLTHSFCQYVVTSAHPLVITDVRLDPRLGDDLELPGLGVVAYAGMPLTDEHDQVLGSLGAIDTEPRCWTTDEIFALGEIARSCSTELRLRLARYDTSTETDRRDEAASAQRRAHQRSRMLLRASQSFSDTNTVHDVRARIDELLGGELAPTYVETVLRDRRGRLHSLPAGARTPTEADDLDGDGDVDPTAPRELTAPLRSHTPAAMAIREQRVVHYRDRDELATAHPVETVEAMRRRGLHTVVAAPVPGHAASAGAILLGWDRHDAVQTADLLTIATIAGYAGQALRRARDLRHRESVAHEMQNAMLTVLPEVEGLSMAARYAPADARLNVGGDWYDVTVMPGTRRPDAPVVGISVGDIVGHDLPAVTLMGQVRSMLRQAAWDHPGKPPSTVLSAFETANRELRLGAAGTAVLAYSHRIADGRWLVRWTNAGHPPPILIRPDGTAEQLVDHDALFGFDIAVGEVRTDHELLVEPGSALLLHTDGLVDAPGLDVDAATEALLATVAQVATATPDDIVDAAMGRLPEPAHDDAVALAIRFHAASEASPDAVPPPWARARPSHRGVG